The Arachis hypogaea cultivar Tifrunner chromosome 14, arahy.Tifrunner.gnm2.J5K5, whole genome shotgun sequence genome has a segment encoding these proteins:
- the LOC140178689 gene encoding uncharacterized protein: protein MAEKSGSGSGSRGVGMMDAQQFAAFFSQVVQIHSHLNKTNPNQDLSSPYYILPSENPGIPITNVTLTGLNYSAWSKAMMNALYSKNKFKFVDGTILKPERMDLNFKAWQRCNTYVVSWINLSLSPDIYQSVLWNNVAYDLWNDLKHRYYQGGRFRVAEFDGYHWIREGGLNLSPFFC from the coding sequence ATGGCTGAGAAATCAGGAAGCGGATCTGGATCTAGAGGTGTTGGTATGATGGATGCTCAGCAGTTTGCGGCATTCTTCAGTCAAGTTGTGCAGATCCACAGTCATCTCAACAAGACGAATCCGAATCAAGATCTTTCAAGTCCTTACTACATTTTGCCGTCTGAAAATCCAGGTATACCTATCACCAATGTCACACTCACTGGTTTGAATTATAGTGCATGGAGCAAAGCTATGATGAATGCACTTTATTctaaaaacaaattcaaatttgTTGATGGTACAATTTTGAAGCCTGAGAGAATGGATCTGAATTTTAAGGCATGGCAACGATGCAACACGTATGTAGTTTCCTGGATTAATCTCTCCCTGAGCCCTGACATATATCAAAGTGTTTTATGGAATAATGTAGCTTATGATTTGTGGAACGATCTTAAACATCGATATTACCAAGGGGGCAGGTTTAGAGTAGCCGAGTTTGATGGTTATCATTggataagagaaggggggttgaatcttagcccattttTTTGCTGA